GTTCATCTACATCCAGCTACGGATGCTCAAGTAATTCACTTTACTCCTAATATTATAGACAAATATATTGGTAAAAGTGTTGCGGTATTTAAGGACTCATCAAACAAAATTGGGCTTGAGGATGTTATTCGACATCCAGATTTATTCCACAATCAATCTGAGGATGTGCCAAACCTTGGTATTAGTGATGCCAATAATTGGATAAAATTTTCAATAGTTAATGAATCTCATTTTAATCAAATAATACTAAATCTTGAATATCCTGATTTTGATAAAGTAACCTTATACCGCCTCAAAAATAACCATCAAGTAGACAGCATTACTATAAGAAAAGGATCTCCTATATCTCAAAGACTATATAGACATCAGTTTTATATTTTTAGCCTTAATGTAGCTCCTCTTGATACCATAACCTGCTTTTTATTGATTCATAGCAGTAAGCAACTCCTATTACCACTTACGCTTAATACCAATAAAAGCATTATTTCTTCTATTACTATAAATGATATATTCTCCGGGATATATTTTGGGATAATGCTTGTTATGCTTCTGTATAATCTGTTTATTTACTTAGCTATTAAGGATAAGCATTATTTACTATATATTCATTTCATTTTTTGGGTAGCTATTACACAAGCAACACTTTTCGGGTATTCTCAACGCTTTATCTGGTCTTCCAATTTATGGTTATCAGAGCATATGCTTATTTTAACTGCTGCGATGTCCGGAATAACAACGATTATTTTTGCACAATCTTTTCTACAAGTAAAAAAACATTCTCGTATTCTTAATCGGTTACTCAATATTATAATATTAGGCGACTTAATTGGTATTGTGATGATAGTATGCAACTATAAATTAGTGGCATATAACACTATAAATATTACAGCAGGGGTGGGTGCACCTATTGTTTTAATAGTAGCAATAATAATGGCTTATGTTAAGAAATATAGACCTGCTGTATATTTTTTGATTGCTTGGAGTGTTTTTTTAATTAGTGTTGTAGTATTTGTTATTAAAGATGCTGGCTTAATTAGTTATAATTTTTGGACTGTGCATGCAATGCAAATAGGGAGTGCCGTAGAAACTATACTATTGTCTTTTGCTTTAGCCGATCGTATAAATATACTCAGAAGAGAGAAAGAATTATCACAAGCCAAGGCGCTTAGAATGGCCAATGAAAATACTCGTCTCATCCGCGAGCAAAACACCCAGTTAGAAATAAAAGTACAAGAGCGTACTGCAGACCTAAATGCTACCTTAGAGAATCTCAAACAAGCAGAATCTCAATTGGTACAATCAGAAAAAATGTCTACCTTGGGTCAGTTAACTGCTGGCATCGCTCACGAAATTAATAACCCTATTAATTTTGTAACTTCCAACGTCTCGCCCTTGAAACGAGATATTGAATCCATTTTTGATGCCATTGATTTTATACAGCAAATAGCAGCATCTGATGAATCGAAAGAGGAGAAAATGGCCAAAATACAACAATACAGTGAAGAGCAAGACCTCGATTATTTACGCACCGAAATAACGCACCTAATAGGAGGTATCCATAATGGAGCAACTAGAACTGCAGAAATCGTAAAGGGCCTTAAATTGTTCTCTCGTTTGGATGAAGACAGTCTTAAATATACATCTATAAAGGAAGGTATCGATTCTACAATGATTATACTCAACAATCAATTGGGCAATATAAAAATCGCTAGAGATTACGCTGAATTACCCCCTATAGAATGTTACCCTGGAAAACTTAACCAGGTTTTCTTAAACATACTTTCCAACGCCATTTATGCGGTCCACAAACAGTTTAGTAATAAAACCGGTGGCGAGATTAGAATTATTAGCCGGCTTGAAGAAGAGAGTGTGGTTATTATTTTTGAAGATAATGGCATTGGTATGGACGAAGGCACACAAAATAAAATTTTCAACCCATTTTTCACTACCAAAGAGGTGGGCGAAGGTACAGGATTAGGCATGTCTATTAGTTATGCAATTATTCAAAAACATAATGGATCCATTCAGGTCGTATCTTCACCCGGACAGGGCACTAAATTCAAAATCACCCTGCCAATACATCAGGATCCGTCCTGATTTATAAAATAACATTCTAAATTCAATCCAAAATGTCAGACAAAATTAAAATACTCTATATCGACGACGAAAAAGATAACCTAATCGGGTTTAAAGCTTCTTTTCGCATACAATATCAGGTCTTCACTGCAGTAAATACCGAAGAGGCTACCACCATTTTAGAACAAAACCCAGATATGAGAGTAGTATTTTCTGACCAGCGTATGCCTGGGAAAACGGGAGATGTCTATTTTGAAGAGATAAAAATAAGATTTCCTTTACCTATTAGAATATTAATAACAGCATATACGGATGTAGAAGTAGTCATCAATGCAATTAATAATGGAAATATATTTCGATATATTAGGAAACCTTGGATTGAAGTTGATATTATTTCCGCAATTGAGGAAGCAAATAAATTCTATATTGCTAATTCAATGCTTCATATTAAGAATAAGGAATTACAGGATGCTTATGCAGAGCTAGATAAGTTTGCCTATAATGTAAGTCATGATTTACGAAGTCCACTTTCTGGCATTCTTAGTGCTATTGATGCTATGACTCAAATGTCAGATATAACAGAAATCAGAGAGATGCTATTCCTAATTGAAAAATCCATCTTTAAACAAGAGGAATATATATCAGGGATGCACGACTATTATAGATCACACCAAGGCACTCTTAAAATTGATAAAATTGATTTTAATCAATTAGCAGATGAATTAAAAGCACTATTCCGAATCTACATCGATACCAATAATATCGAGTTTAAGATTGAAGTTCAACAACACACACCCTTTTGTTCCGATGAACATTTAATCAACATGATTCTCAATAACCTGATAACGAATGCGATTAAATATCAGAAAAAGGATTTTGTCGATAAGAAAATCAACATATCCATCCAAGTAGATGAGTCTGAAGTAAATATTACCGTCAGCGACACAGGTATTGGCATTCCTGAAAGCCATTATGATGAAATCTTTAACTTATTCTCTAAAGTTAACGCGCATGGTACCGGATCCGGCATAGGTTTATACAATGTAAAAAATGCCTTACATACATTAGGAGGACACATGGAAGTTCATTCAGTAATGGGGGAAGGAACAAGTTTTGAGATAAAGGTCCCTAATAAAAAATAGAATCCCGAAAGGGCCGCTTTACGAATTAGCGTGCCATCATCTATTATCAGGACAATAATTTCTGTCTTAACATAAATTCCAACTGTTCATTCGTAGTTTTTAAGGATTTTTTTTCTTTCCAGAATTCGTAAGCCTTGTCAAGGGTTTGGCTTATCTCTTCTTCTTTCCAAGGCTTTGTCAAATAATGAAAAATCTTACCTTTATTAATTGCTTCAATCACAACATTCATATCTGCATATCCAGTAAGTAACAGGCGTACAATATCGGGATAAGTGTTTTGGACTTTTTCCAAAAGCTCTACACCGGTCATTTGTGGCATACGCTGATCAGAGATAACAATATGCACTTGATGAGACTCCAATAACTTTAAAGCATCATTTCCGTTAAGGGCAATTAAAACATTGTATTTAAGGCGAAAATTAGCCTTAAATGAAAACAAATTATCTTGTTCATCATCAACATACAACACTGTGACTTTATTGGAATCCATAAATTCTATTTATTACAAAATTACGGGAAATAATAGAATCCAAAAATAACGCAATCTTTTATCAAGGTAAATACTCCACATTTCAATATTGTCAATTAATAAACTGAATAAGGTGGTTTAGAGAATTATGAATATTTTTTTAATTTTTTCACAGTATCTCGTACCTTTATAGTTACCATATAAATATTCTGCGACGGCTTATTTGTATTTTGATTTGTTTCCGTATTATTAAATAAGTCATTTAATGCACTAAAATAAATTTTTTAAAAGTAAAAACCCATTTAAAACTTCACTTTTATATACAATTCTATTATTTAAAATTGCTAATGAAAGTGAATAATTTTGAATAACAGTGAAAATAAAACGCTAAACTAGAAATGGAAAAATTAGAGGCAAATAGCAATCTCAATTTTTTTCAAGAAAAAATCAAAATTCTTATTGCAGAAGATAATGAACTTAATATGAGATTGACGAAGCAACTCGTTAATAAGGTACTACCAAATTCATTACTGTACGAAGCCTATAATGGAGAAGAAGCCATAAAGAGAATGATCGAATTAGCGCCAGATCTTATTTTAATGGATGTGCAAATGCCTATAATGGATGGGCTGCAAGCCACTCACTTTATAAGAGAAGAAATAAAAGATGACCAAATACCTATTATAGCGGTTACTTCTTGCAATAATGAAGGGGATAAAGAAAAGTGTTTAGAAGCCGGTATGAACGGCTTTATCAACAAGCCTGTTTCAGAAGGAATATTGAGAGAAGCATTAATGAAATGGCTGAGCAATAAAGGTAAAGATATTAAGGTGCACGTAGATTTCAACATAATCCATATATACACTCTCGAAGATAAAGAGTTTGAAAAAGTGTTTATATCCCTTCTCATTAAATCTATCAATGAGGCATTACAAGACTTTCATTCACATATCATACAGAAAGATTTGGTAGCCATAAAGGCCTCTGCACATAAATTAAGAGGTGCTGCTGCCACTTCCGGATTGAATAAAATAACCTTGATAACATCTAAAATAGAAGCATTAAAAGATTTTGAAGAAGATATAATAAAAAATCTAATGGAACAATTAGAAGACGAGGCAGAAATTGTTGATAAAATACTATCAAATTATCTTACAGAAGGATAAATCGCATATCGGAAATTACCCCAATTATTGAACTAAATTTCTGTCAGCAAATACTCGTTTTTGATGGCTTGTAATATCGAACCTCGAGATTTAACGAAGCTGTAAGGCTGATACACACGCTTGGCGATGGTGTCATTGAAAATAAAAATGGGCCAATTGATAAAAATTTCAACCTGTCCACTTTATTGCGTCCCAGGGTACAATTATCCGATAACTTCCGTTCCTATTTAAGAAAATTGGCAACGCTTGAAGACGAATAATTAATTGTTTATCAATTGTTTGCAAAGCGAGCATCGGCTTCGACATTTTCCATTATCAAAATCTTATCAATTTAAAATTTTGCAGTAGATATAATTAAAAGATAAATTACCTGAACAAATCTTCCATTTTCACTTCAGAGGTAATGCGCCCCGTGTAATAAATATTTTGTTTGGTACCATATGTAGTAATCATTGTAAGGAAAATTGTTTTTTTAGTTCCTGTCTGTTCTTTAAAGACATTCACTTTATTGTCTAGTTCTGAGGCGTACTTTTTATTAATGACGAACTCCTGCCCGGAAAACTTCATTTCGCAAAGATTGATACAACGATCCTGTCGGTCAAGCAACAAGTCGATTTCTGTGCCTGTTTCTCCTGTCTTTGAAGTATATCTCCAACCTGATGCTTCGGTATATACTCCACCGATACCAAGAACTTCTTTAATTTGCTGTATGTGTTTTTGACAAATGGCCTCAAAAGCATAACCGCTCCAGCTGTTATAGGATTGTCCTTGCGCAAGTTTATGCCAGGTGCCTGTACCTGTGGCGCGGGCTCGATCAATGAATTTCAGATAGAATAAAGAATACTCATCCAACAATTTATAAATAGCATCACGTGAAGTTTTTTCGAATGGTATGGATTGAGAAATAAATCCGGACTGTTCGAGCTCCTCGAAAAGCCTTGTTGTTGTACCGCCGGTCGTAAGCCCGCATGCCTTAATAACTTCCGCCCGGCTCATCCCTTTTGCCCTTTTTGCAAGTTGCCGAACGATTGATTCATGGTGGCTTGCGTTGTTAAACAATGACCTATACAATACGTCAAATTCCGTTTTCAACATACCGCCCTTTTCAAAGAAGAGTTTATCGATTACTTGGGTTGCGCTTTCTCCTCTGCCAACTTGCTTCAGATATTGAGGAATGCCTCCCATTGCCATATATAATTGTAATATTTGATAATGGTCCAGACTGATACCTCGGCTCACAAGATAGGCCTCCGTTTCCTTTAAACTAAAGGGTAGCAATCGAATGTTACGGCTGACCCGATTATGAAGTCCGCCCCGGTTATGAAGAACATTTTCAGTCATCCAGGACGCTGCAGAACCGCAGATGACAACTTTCAACTGCGGCCTCCGCGATGCCCAGTTATTCCACCAATGCCCGAATGCCGCCAGGAAACCAGACTTAGGCGTGTGAAGCCAGGGGAATTCATCAAAGAGGATAACCATCGGTTGCTTTTCAGGCTTTGCTTGCAGAAAATCGCTCAGAAAAGTAAAAGCCTGCAACCAGCTATCCGGTATTGCCAGTGGAACTTGCAATTTCATGGCTTGCTGAAGTGCATTACTGAAATTAGACAGTTGTTCCATCAAGCTTACTTCGTGCATTCCTGTACACTCAAAGACAAGCTGTTTACTATAGTAATTCCGTATAAGAAAAGTCTTACCAACCCGCCGCCGGCCAAGAACGGCAAGCAATTCGGCTTCCTTTGAATCAAGCACCTCTTTAAGGATTTTTTTCTCAGCATCTCTGCCAACGATTAATTCCGGCATATATTTATGGACAGGTTTAATTATTTATAATTGTCCACAAATATATATTTAAAGGCAGTTATGGACAAATATAAATTTACATCTCAATCCATATCAAAAAAAGATTCAGAACCCCTTATAGTTTTTCAGATGCTATTATTTTCTATCAATACAATACTGCTATAATTTTCTGTGTCAGTTCTACTGAACGAAAAACGCATGAATATTTTAAGGTATAAACAAAAAAAGCGAACCAGCGCATTTAACATTTAGGTCACTTTTGTGCCCGGAACAGGAATCGACTTATCCAGTGCTGGCAATATCTTTAGAGTGATTGGTGTCTAATTAGTGTCGGGGCTAAAGAGCTGTGCCTGTAAGAATGCGGGTTTTGTTCACTTTCACTCATTTTTACCAATACAAGACAAAAATAGAAATGGTTGTGTCAAAAAAGAAATCTATGCTAAAAAAAGCATAGTAATGCCCTCAATTAAAATTTGAGTATATAGTCTTCTCCTGATTCGAAAGCGTTGCACTTTCTTAAATAGCTTGCAACTTCATCTATGTCTTCGCCGTGTATCGTTGCACTGAATTCATAAGCGCGGCCGAGCATTCGCACATAAGTCTCGGCTTCACCTTTTCGGGTAAGTTTTCTGATAGCGCCCAAATAGTCTGTACGATAAACGGTAGGGATAATTATTTTTGACATTCCTGCTGCTGTGAGTTCCGCATTCATCATTATTCGTGCTACTCTTCCGTTGCCGTCTATAAAGGGATGCACTTCGGATATTAGAAACATCATATAGCAGGCTCTTACAAAAGGGCTTTGTAGCAAAGAATACCATTGATATCCTTTTTTAAGCGTGCCGGACACCAACTGCCAATCCACAAATTCTGTATCGTCTGCAAGGTTGTTAATGTCTTTGAACTGGCCCGGCTTTTTGCTGGCTCTTGCCTGCAGCAATATTTTGTGCCTTGCTCGCAATAATTCTAATAAATGTTCCGCCGATTGCGGCAAAGTACTCATCTCGTTTCTGTTGCTAACCAAACGATACGTGCCCAAAATATCGTGCGAATCTTCATCCCTTGCTGGCATTGGTGTGTCTGTAAGGATGATTTCTTTTGCTTCATTCAAAGCAAATTCAGTTCCTTCAATAAAATTGGAAAAATAACTTTCAAAAAATGCAAAGCAATGGTAGCTTTTATCTGTTTTATTTTGTTCCTGGTAATTTTTAAATTCTTTATCTGCAAGGTAATTATACAATCGGTTGAAAAGCGTTATCCGTTCGGGATCAAATGGCTCACCGTAAGCTCTTGCTTTTGCCACTTCACTATTTAAAATTTTCGCGGATTGTGTTGATAACAATGCGCTGATTAATTTATTTAACCGTTCAAATTCTTTTTCTTGCTTTAAAGTAGGTGCTAACGTTCTTGCTTCGTCGCGGATATTATTGAGTTCATTTTCCCCTCTTGTCCGGATGACAGCTTCCAATTTGCTTTCCAATACTTCGCGCGGTAATGTTTTCGGAAAATCAGCCGTATTACGGATTTGTTCCATATTTTCAAGATACGCTCTTGGTTCAGATGAGCGATATAGATGGCCAAAGAAAAGCACAGTCCCTGTTGTATTATTGGTTCCTTTTAATAAATGTACCGTCAGGCCAGGTAGTTGCACATTTCGTGCTGATGAATAGGTAAGAAATATATGTCCGTCTGCAGGTTGTCCTTCAAATGCGCTGCGATGGCTGAGGATAGCACCAGCGTATAAATGCGATAATATGAAAAACCAATTCCTCAAAATAATTTTTTCGGTAGCATCGGATAAGTTCGATGTGTAAATTTTGGGAGCAATTTTTTTAAGTTCTCCCGTTCTAATACGTTGCGCTATCCTTTTAGATTCCGATTTGTCGGAAGAAGCAAAAACTATTTCGTGAAGATTCGTCATTGGGAGAAATTTTTAGGCTAAAAAAGAAGATTATCTTTCAAAGGTAGAAAAAATTAATCTAAAATATTATATTGGTAGAATTTTTTATACTAACTGTTCTTGTAAGCCAATGCGAATTTTTACTGCTAACAAGTTCGGAAGGATAAGGAATTAGGGAAAAGTTGGACCAATCATTAAATAAGGTAGAATTTTTTATGATAAAAAATCAAAATTATTGGTACAAGTGGTATCTTTTTTGAGTTCTGCATAACAAAGTTCAATTCACCGATTGAAGGGATCACACATGGAAATTTTCACTCATTAATCAGTAAATTCGCTGACAAGCCAATAAACTGTAATATATGGAAATATCCAAAATACGCTATGAAGACGGTAAAGGTTTCACGATTGCCATTGCCCCCGAAGACGTTGATAAAGTTTCAACGACCAGAGGATATTAGAGGTATAATTGAATATAAGCTACTTATAAAATAATATTGTGCCCGGGACTGGATTCGAACCAGCACATCCTTGCGAACGCTGCGACCTGAACACAGTGCGTCTACCAATTTCGCCACCCGGGCTTGGGCTTACAAATATAATCTTTTGCAACAAACATAAAATAATATTTAGCTGCGTTGCTTAGCCATTTTAGGTATTTCACAAATACAATTGTAAAATAAAAAGGAGTCTTTCGTCTTTTCAACATTTAGTTTACTTTTGGCGTCTAAGAAATTCTGTAGGAATGAAAGTGA
The Arachidicoccus soli DNA segment above includes these coding regions:
- a CDS encoding Fic family protein; translated protein: MTNLHEIVFASSDKSESKRIAQRIRTGELKKIAPKIYTSNLSDATEKIILRNWFFILSHLYAGAILSHRSAFEGQPADGHIFLTYSSARNVQLPGLTVHLLKGTNNTTGTVLFFGHLYRSSEPRAYLENMEQIRNTADFPKTLPREVLESKLEAVIRTRGENELNNIRDEARTLAPTLKQEKEFERLNKLISALLSTQSAKILNSEVAKARAYGEPFDPERITLFNRLYNYLADKEFKNYQEQNKTDKSYHCFAFFESYFSNFIEGTEFALNEAKEIILTDTPMPARDEDSHDILGTYRLVSNRNEMSTLPQSAEHLLELLRARHKILLQARASKKPGQFKDINNLADDTEFVDWQLVSGTLKKGYQWYSLLQSPFVRACYMMFLISEVHPFIDGNGRVARIMMNAELTAAGMSKIIIPTVYRTDYLGAIRKLTRKGEAETYVRMLGRAYEFSATIHGEDIDEVASYLRKCNAFESGEDYILKF
- a CDS encoding AAA family ATPase; protein product: MPELIVGRDAEKKILKEVLDSKEAELLAVLGRRRVGKTFLIRNYYSKQLVFECTGMHEVSLMEQLSNFSNALQQAMKLQVPLAIPDSWLQAFTFLSDFLQAKPEKQPMVILFDEFPWLHTPKSGFLAAFGHWWNNWASRRPQLKVVICGSAASWMTENVLHNRGGLHNRVSRNIRLLPFSLKETEAYLVSRGISLDHYQILQLYMAMGGIPQYLKQVGRGESATQVIDKLFFEKGGMLKTEFDVLYRSLFNNASHHESIVRQLAKRAKGMSRAEVIKACGLTTGGTTTRLFEELEQSGFISQSIPFEKTSRDAIYKLLDEYSLFYLKFIDRARATGTGTWHKLAQGQSYNSWSGYAFEAICQKHIQQIKEVLGIGGVYTEASGWRYTSKTGETGTEIDLLLDRQDRCINLCEMKFSGQEFVINKKYASELDNKVNVFKEQTGTKKTIFLTMITTYGTKQNIYYTGRITSEVKMEDLFR
- a CDS encoding Hpt domain-containing response regulator, with amino-acid sequence MEKLEANSNLNFFQEKIKILIAEDNELNMRLTKQLVNKVLPNSLLYEAYNGEEAIKRMIELAPDLILMDVQMPIMDGLQATHFIREEIKDDQIPIIAVTSCNNEGDKEKCLEAGMNGFINKPVSEGILREALMKWLSNKGKDIKVHVDFNIIHIYTLEDKEFEKVFISLLIKSINEALQDFHSHIIQKDLVAIKASAHKLRGAAATSGLNKITLITSKIEALKDFEEDIIKNLMEQLEDEAEIVDKILSNYLTEG
- a CDS encoding response regulator; protein product: MDSNKVTVLYVDDEQDNLFSFKANFRLKYNVLIALNGNDALKLLESHQVHIVISDQRMPQMTGVELLEKVQNTYPDIVRLLLTGYADMNVVIEAINKGKIFHYLTKPWKEEEISQTLDKAYEFWKEKKSLKTTNEQLEFMLRQKLLS
- a CDS encoding sensor histidine kinase, translated to MKSIVFFLSLVFFVHLHPATDAQVIHFTPNIIDKYIGKSVAVFKDSSNKIGLEDVIRHPDLFHNQSEDVPNLGISDANNWIKFSIVNESHFNQIILNLEYPDFDKVTLYRLKNNHQVDSITIRKGSPISQRLYRHQFYIFSLNVAPLDTITCFLLIHSSKQLLLPLTLNTNKSIISSITINDIFSGIYFGIMLVMLLYNLFIYLAIKDKHYLLYIHFIFWVAITQATLFGYSQRFIWSSNLWLSEHMLILTAAMSGITTIIFAQSFLQVKKHSRILNRLLNIIILGDLIGIVMIVCNYKLVAYNTINITAGVGAPIVLIVAIIMAYVKKYRPAVYFLIAWSVFLISVVVFVIKDAGLISYNFWTVHAMQIGSAVETILLSFALADRINILRREKELSQAKALRMANENTRLIREQNTQLEIKVQERTADLNATLENLKQAESQLVQSEKMSTLGQLTAGIAHEINNPINFVTSNVSPLKRDIESIFDAIDFIQQIAASDESKEEKMAKIQQYSEEQDLDYLRTEITHLIGGIHNGATRTAEIVKGLKLFSRLDEDSLKYTSIKEGIDSTMIILNNQLGNIKIARDYAELPPIECYPGKLNQVFLNILSNAIYAVHKQFSNKTGGEIRIISRLEEESVVIIFEDNGIGMDEGTQNKIFNPFFTTKEVGEGTGLGMSISYAIIQKHNGSIQVVSSPGQGTKFKITLPIHQDPS
- a CDS encoding hybrid sensor histidine kinase/response regulator, whose product is MSDKIKILYIDDEKDNLIGFKASFRIQYQVFTAVNTEEATTILEQNPDMRVVFSDQRMPGKTGDVYFEEIKIRFPLPIRILITAYTDVEVVINAINNGNIFRYIRKPWIEVDIISAIEEANKFYIANSMLHIKNKELQDAYAELDKFAYNVSHDLRSPLSGILSAIDAMTQMSDITEIREMLFLIEKSIFKQEEYISGMHDYYRSHQGTLKIDKIDFNQLADELKALFRIYIDTNNIEFKIEVQQHTPFCSDEHLINMILNNLITNAIKYQKKDFVDKKINISIQVDESEVNITVSDTGIGIPESHYDEIFNLFSKVNAHGTGSGIGLYNVKNALHTLGGHMEVHSVMGEGTSFEIKVPNKK